TTTATACGTATATTTAATTATATAGAAAGTCGTGAAAGAGGGTGTTTTAAACGGGGTATTCTAGAAAATTTTATAAAAGTCACAAATCAATTGTTAGAAGATAGAACAATAAAAGACGAACTTTCCTAGTAAATAAAAAGAGATTGCTCACGCAACCTCTTACATCATCCATTATCGAATGAATTCTGCTTTCTTTTTTACAAAATCAATAATTGCTTTGGTATATTCTGTACTGGTTTCATTTTTCATTTGATACATCGATTCATCGGCTTTTTTGATTAAGTCATAAATCAACTGATCACCGCTTGAATCAAATGCCAAACCAATCGATACACTGATTTTATCCATGATGTTGGTATTCTCACATATGGATAATATATGATCTTTTATTTCAATCAATTTGGATTCAGACGTGTTTGGAATCAAAATCAAGAATTCATCGCCCCCAATACGGGCGATTTCTTTTTTCTCGAGTGTAGACATGACTTGTTTGATTTTGGACGACACTGCTTTTAACAGGAAATCACCGCGTTCATGTCCCAAATAGTCATTGTTCACTTTAAGTCCATTTAAATCTAAAGAAATGGCACCTAAATTCGGTTGGTTATTATAAACCTTAAGCTTATTTTCGATGTAATTGCGGTTATTTAATCCCGTCATCGCGTCAAAGTTAGACAATTGATTGAGTTCTCTTAAAAGCTTGAATACTTGGGTTTCATCATACAACAGAATCATATATCCATAGTGATTCTTCTGTATATAGAATTTACGTTCTCTGACATGATAGTGGTCTTTGTTTTGTGCGACCTCAACATCGACCTCATAGTTTCGATAAAAGACAATTTGGTCCTTTAACCCTTCATACAAGAAATCCAGTTTTTTACCGACATAATCCGTTGGTTTAACACCATACTTGGTCGTTAATAGTTCACTGAATTCAACGATTCTTTTATCTGAATCGGTTAAAATATACAACTCACGCATATTCGATAAGATTTTCCCTCGTCCACTCGTTAAGAGGTTGAAAATCATATCATTGGTATAAATCACACGGTACAAGATGAATGTACCAAATGCGAGAGATACATACGTCAAGTCAATATCGGTATCTATAAATAATAGGTCAATGAAGTTTAGGGCCAATACCACAATCACCGCGATGATGATGGTTTTCGTGACTGCTTCATAACTGCGAATGGTATCCTTCTTCTTCATCACGTAATAGAATAGCGCGATGATGGCGTAGACCATCACAGCGTAACTGAAGATGAGATGATATAGGTATAACGGCCCTTTATCTGCGAAATAGAGGTCTGAAAATACAGTCATTTCTTCCAGTGATAGTCGAACAAACCACGGGTATAGGTTATTGGTGAAAGCCAAGATGACTTCTACAATACCCAGCATCATTAAAGCGATTAATATCGCCTTTGGTAACTTCTCTTCTACATAATCATAAATGGTACACAATGAAAATACCATCACCATAAATTTCATTGGGTAACCAAGTAAATGGGCATGGTACACAACAAATGGCACCGATGAAATACGTTCGATGAAAATGAGTACCGTCCAGATGAAGGTTGTGAGCATCAATAGTTTTAAACAGCGGTATTTTGCTTCACGGCTGCTTTTAAATAGATTCACCACTGGGATGAATGTCATAAACCCAACTACAACCAACAATATCAATAAGAATTCATGCATAATCTTCACCTACTTATATGAACATTATACCAAACATTTGAGTTTCAAAGTTTAATGATAATTAAATTCTTGTTTAATTCATATTATGTATTGCACAACCAGTCAATTTTGGAAATTTTATAATCAAAATCCATACTTTTTCCCATCATTACATAAAGAATGCGTATCATTTTGTGTAAACACTTTGTCAAGGTATACTGAGGTTGAAAAGGTAACATAAATTCATATTTACCTTAATAACGATCACAGGAGGCTACTATGTTATTTGATGTATACGATCCACTGAAGAAAAAGATGTTTCAGATTTTGGATCAAGAGGGTGCGGTTCTAAATGCGAAAGATGAACCAAACATCCCTAAAGATGTCTTACTCAAAATGTATGAAACCATGACTTTAGGCCGTATTGCAGACTTAAAAGCGGTTCAGTTCCAAAGACAAGGTCGTTTGCTTACCTACGCACCAAACGTCGGTCAAGAAGCTGCACAAATCGGACCGATGGCAGCGTCTACTGACCGTGACTGGTTGGTGCTTGCGTTCCGTGAATTCAACGCGATGTTGTATAAAGGGGTTACCCTTGAACAATACTTCTTGTATTGGTTTGGGAATGAAAAAGGCTCCCATTTCAATGAGGGTGTGAAAGTCTTACCGGTCAACATCCCGATTGGATCACAAATCTCTCACGCGGCTGGTTTAGCCTATGCTGCGAAGATTCAAAAAAAGGACGAAGTTGCGTTTGTTTATATTGGTGATGGAGGTACATCCCACGGCGAATTCCACGAAGGTTTGAACTTTGGTGCGGTTTATAGCGCACCGATGATTGTGGTCATTCAAAACAACCAATGGGCGATTTCAACGCCACGTGCGAAAGCCACCAAAGCGGAAACCCTTGCTCAAAAAGCGATTGCTTATGGTATCCCAGGGATTCAAGTCGATGGGAACGACGTGTTAGCGATGTATGTCGCTGCTCAAGAAGCCATTAAGTTAGCTAAATCCGGCAAAGGACCTGTGTTGATTGAAGCGGTCACTTATCGTATTGGTGCGCATACCACTTCTGACAATCCGAAGATTTACCGTTCGGATGAAGAGGTCGAATCATGGGCAAAGAAAGACCCACTCAAACGTTTTAGAAATTACTTACTCAATAAAGGCATCATCACAGAAGATTCGGATGCGAAACTCAATGAAACCTATAACCAACTCGTATTGGATACCTTTAAAAAAGTGGAAGACAGTGGTTTAGAGACTTTAGAAGAGGTCTTTGGACATACCTATGCAGAACTTACCCCACAACTCAAAGAACAATACGAATTACTCAAGAAACAAGCGGAGGCGGGAGAATAATATGGCAATCCTTAATGTATTAGAAGCCGTCAATAAGGCTTTAGAAACCGAAATGCAAAAAGACCCAACGGTCGTTGTTTACGGCGAAGACGCTGGTTTTGAAGGCGGTGTCTTCAGAGCGACCGCTGGTTTACAAGCCCAATTTGGGGTAGACCGTGTATTTGATACCCCAATTGCTGAAGGGGCCATTATTGGTTCTGCTGTCGGGATGGCCATCAATGGCTTGAAACCGGTGGTTGAATTACAATTCTCTGGGTTCATGTTCCCAGGGTTCAATCAAATCGCGACCCATGTTGCGAGATATCGTAACCGTTCTAGAAGTAAATACAATCTTCCGATGGTCATTCGTATGCCATACGGTGGTGGTGTCAAAGCGTTGGAACACCACTCTGAAAGTTTAGATACCTTATTCGCTCACATCCCAGGGTTAAAACTGGTGATTCCATCCACCCCTTATGACGCATTGGGTTTATTAAGAAGTGCTTTACGAGACCCAGACCCGGTTGTTTTCATGGAACCGAAACGCATTTACCGTGCGTTTAAACAAGAAGTGCCGGATACCGATTATGTGGTACCGATTGGTAAAGCAAAAGTCGTTAAAGAAGGTAAAGACGTGACTGTCGTAGCGTGGGGTGCCATGGTGCGTGAAGTCGAAGCTGGATTGGCGTTACTTAAAGAAGACAATATCTCAGTTGAATTGATCGACCTAAGAACCATTGCCCCATTTGATGTCGAAACCATCGTCAACTCGGTGAAAAAGACCGGTCGTTTACTCGTGGTTCATGAAGCGGTCAAATCCTTTGGACCTGGGGCGGAAATCATCTCTGTGGTCAATGAAAAAGCGTTCTATCACTTAGAAGCCGCACCGAGACGCTTAACCGCACCAGACATCACCGTACCACTGCCACGTGGCGAACACCATTTTATGATTCACCCGAAACAAATCGCGGCAGAAATTAAATCGCTTTACGCCGTGAAAGCGTAGGAGGTCATTATGTATAATTTTAAATTCCCAGACATTGGTGAAGGCATTCATGAAGGTAAGCTTTTAAAATGGTTTTTCAAAAAGGGCGATACCGTCAAAGAAGGCGAAACCTTGTGTTTGGTTGAAACCGATAAAGTCAACGCAGAAATCCCCAGCCCTTTGACAGGTGTCATCGATACATTAGGGGTCGCTGTCGGTGAAATCATCCACGTGGGTGAAACCCTCGTCTTGATTCAAGATGGCACCGCACCAACCAAATCAGAACCGAAAAAAGAGACCACCTCGGTGGATGAAGGTGAAAACGCAGGGGTGGTTGGACAACTCGAAGTATCCTCTGAAGTCATCGCTTCTGCTGTAGAAGAAACCACCGAAGCCAAAGTCAACACCAAAGTATTGGCTTCTCCTCTCGCAAGACAACTCGCGTTAGACAATCAAATTGACATCAAATCCTTAAAAGGGTCTGGTGAATTTGGT
This genomic stretch from Paracholeplasma manati harbors:
- a CDS encoding diguanylate cyclase domain-containing protein, which encodes MHEFLLILLVVVGFMTFIPVVNLFKSSREAKYRCLKLLMLTTFIWTVLIFIERISSVPFVVYHAHLLGYPMKFMVMVFSLCTIYDYVEEKLPKAILIALMMLGIVEVILAFTNNLYPWFVRLSLEEMTVFSDLYFADKGPLYLYHLIFSYAVMVYAIIALFYYVMKKKDTIRSYEAVTKTIIIAVIVVLALNFIDLLFIDTDIDLTYVSLAFGTFILYRVIYTNDMIFNLLTSGRGKILSNMRELYILTDSDKRIVEFSELLTTKYGVKPTDYVGKKLDFLYEGLKDQIVFYRNYEVDVEVAQNKDHYHVRERKFYIQKNHYGYMILLYDETQVFKLLRELNQLSNFDAMTGLNNRNYIENKLKVYNNQPNLGAISLDLNGLKVNNDYLGHERGDFLLKAVSSKIKQVMSTLEKKEIARIGGDEFLILIPNTSESKLIEIKDHILSICENTNIMDKISVSIGLAFDSSGDQLIYDLIKKADESMYQMKNETSTEYTKAIIDFVKKKAEFIR
- the pdhA gene encoding pyruvate dehydrogenase (acetyl-transferring) E1 component subunit alpha; its protein translation is MLFDVYDPLKKKMFQILDQEGAVLNAKDEPNIPKDVLLKMYETMTLGRIADLKAVQFQRQGRLLTYAPNVGQEAAQIGPMAASTDRDWLVLAFREFNAMLYKGVTLEQYFLYWFGNEKGSHFNEGVKVLPVNIPIGSQISHAAGLAYAAKIQKKDEVAFVYIGDGGTSHGEFHEGLNFGAVYSAPMIVVIQNNQWAISTPRAKATKAETLAQKAIAYGIPGIQVDGNDVLAMYVAAQEAIKLAKSGKGPVLIEAVTYRIGAHTTSDNPKIYRSDEEVESWAKKDPLKRFRNYLLNKGIITEDSDAKLNETYNQLVLDTFKKVEDSGLETLEEVFGHTYAELTPQLKEQYELLKKQAEAGE
- a CDS encoding alpha-ketoacid dehydrogenase subunit beta, which encodes MAILNVLEAVNKALETEMQKDPTVVVYGEDAGFEGGVFRATAGLQAQFGVDRVFDTPIAEGAIIGSAVGMAINGLKPVVELQFSGFMFPGFNQIATHVARYRNRSRSKYNLPMVIRMPYGGGVKALEHHSESLDTLFAHIPGLKLVIPSTPYDALGLLRSALRDPDPVVFMEPKRIYRAFKQEVPDTDYVVPIGKAKVVKEGKDVTVVAWGAMVREVEAGLALLKEDNISVELIDLRTIAPFDVETIVNSVKKTGRLLVVHEAVKSFGPGAEIISVVNEKAFYHLEAAPRRLTAPDITVPLPRGEHHFMIHPKQIAAEIKSLYAVKA